Below is a genomic region from Dioscorea cayenensis subsp. rotundata cultivar TDr96_F1 chromosome 14, TDr96_F1_v2_PseudoChromosome.rev07_lg8_w22 25.fasta, whole genome shotgun sequence.
GTTCATACCAAAGACTTAACAAAGATATAATTGTATTgttaatcaattatatatatatatatgcttccaAAGACTTAACAATCATATATAAGTTGTGTTCATACCAAAGATATGATTCCAATGCACAATCATACCaaattcatgtttgttcacAAATGTCAGAGCCAACCACCTACaaccaacaaatatatatatatatatataatatgtctAATATACCCCCCTtaacaaagttatttttttttattttctttattgatcAGACCTAACCAAAGCTTAAAATAACTTGCAGAGAGCTTCATTAAAGCTTACAATGGGTCCAAAAAGACAAACTAACTAAATACTCATATAATGGCAAACTTCTCAAATATGGGTCCTGCTAATTAAAGCTTATGGTGGGGtacaaaaaacacaaacaaatatttaaattcagCAAACCTGCCCAAAAGGAAGGCTGCCATTACATGTTGTGCATTAAGTTGAACATCTgagcataaattttaaaatgaaaaaagtaGACAATTGCTTAAATTAACTTGCAGAGTTTCAttgtattaaatataatttacattCTACAAACATGCAATGGGACCACAAGGAGGAAGACAACTTCTTCAACTCTTGCACAAAACAAagtattactttaaaaaaaaaaagtacaacgCAATCGgtgaaaacccaaaaaaaaaagtcaaaacccTAGCTTGAGATGTAAACCCTAGCTTCACTTAATACCATATTTGCAATGTAGAGCTCACAGACAATGCAGGAAGCAAagcatagggttagggtttccaaACATGCACTTACAATACTCTGGTGCCTACTGGTTACTTGCCTCCTTCTTTGCTGACGATTGAACTACGTTGTCCGGTTGAAacgatgaagaagaacaagaagaacaagaaaaagaagaagaacaagaagaacaagaatggCTCTAACTCTCCACTGGACTAAGCCTAAAACCAAAGAAGAAGATACCAACATGGCATCACCTTACTAACTGGGATTAATTTGCTGAGTCACTTTACCACTTGAGACATATGATGTGACCCAGTGAGGATGACTGGATTCTTCAATAGCCATGTGAGAAATTAAGAATCAGAATTCTCTAGGTAATTGActggtgaaataaaattaaagttaaataattaatttaatataaattgaaatacagtgactaaattgaaaaataaacaaagttcagtgatatattcaaaaattaacCCAGTCTTACGAAGCTCCGACCATAATTCTCGTTCctttattgtttgatttattttctgtCTTTAGTTTCACAATGTTTTCAGTGAAGCTTTGTTGTTATCTTGCTTAATGATGCATTGGGGCATGTTTTCCATGAGAATCCGTGTATGTTGTGATTGAGGGGtttctttaaattatatttcatttcattAGAGCACTTTCATCATTTAGGGCATTACATGAGCAGTGATACTTttactataataaattattCTATCTTATCATCATTTGTCTATTACAACCAGTGGATAATGCTTGGAGTTGCATTTGTTACATCGTGATTTCATCATCAACCACTTCCATCGTGATCCCCTGACAATCCATGGATATACTTGAAAGCCTACAAGCATGGcaagtgttgtttttttattaggcTATGTATTTAGGAAGTACTCTAGCTAGGTTTTGTATTACTAACACAAAAAACAGTTTTTCTCATCATGCAGGTAGGCTCATCAAAAATATCTTCAACCGTtatattgctttatattttaaattatagatcttttaaaaatataattttttgcttTTCCCGTGGATTAACAAAATATCACCTTGATATTAGTAGGGGTGGCAGAAATTTGGATCCAGATAAAACCATGTTCGAACAATtgctaatataaataaaaaaatttgtataccGATTTTAAATTCGGACAAACTTAACATGTTCAAATcaggtttattttaaaattggtTTGTTCGGATGtccaaatttatcaaaattatataagttACTTTTAAGTTcacttaaatattaaattatacaaaagtaatttaattcacattaaatgcaaaaaaaaaaataataataataacatcaacaatccaaaactaaactcaaatcatacaaaaatctTAAGTCTTAATAGGAAAAgcaatatatatttgaagtttTAAGAAAATTGAGTTGAAAACAAATGCGTTTAAGATTGtaggcttttaaaattttagagggTAAAAGGGCCTGGTTGTCTGAATTTTCATGTCTTGATCAGGCCCAGATTTAAACCCGGACAACCAAGTCATGCCCAGACCCAGCCCGCATTTGTAAAACTTATATTCAAACCTTTTTTATTCCGGGTCAGATAAAATCGGGTAAACGGTGCGGACAAACTATTGCCACCCCTAAATATTAGACtttcatccaaaaaaaattttatatatagaatTAGCCACGCCATTCACCTTCACAGAGGGGTGATCTTTTAGTCTTTCActggggaaaaaaacaaaagaaagttactatccttttatttatctttattaattttttaataaataattaatataataaaaaaaatacaacttcatTTTAGCATTTGTTTTTATCAAAAAGTGGCCAAATCGTGAATAGGATCTGAACTCGATCTTTTGACTcagggagaaaaaaatactaatttttttaagagcGGTATCttgctctatatatatatatatatatattctcatcatatatattttttttcattatgttaAATATCATGGACGTCATATAATAGATTTTAATCAAGCATTGCCATTTTAGTCCATGAAAATATAAGATCTCCCATGGTTGtaaaaatttcatcaacatGTAGCTTTTTTTATGTGATCTCATATTTTACGTCTATGATtgctataaataaatttaattaaaatttaattatattaaaatattattaatatcaatacaaataaattattaattttaaaataatttaaattataagttatttgTACGACATTTTGCATTTTGCATGGGAGTAAAATGTCATAGTGCACCCATTAGAGTAGTaactttaaaaacttatttaacttatatttttccaaattttcaaaatttaaatcttttatatttttttaattttaaaaaacagcTCACAAAAAACTTTCTCAAATATACCATGTTATTCCTTCCCATTTCCGGgacaaaagaaattgaataattataatatcataaaatatttaaataccaaaaaaaaattaaaaaaaatttataaatctgaTAGTCAAGACACATTTAACAAGTTATTTTCTCAATTCAATGGTTCTATCATGTCTGTATAAAAAGATGGAGTGATTTGACAACCTCCAACTCAAAATGATTCTATGGATTCGGTTATGTGTTAATTACAACGAAACCAAGATGTGGATCATCATTAATAATTGGATAACCTCAATTtgataacttttataataaaagaCAGCAATCTTTTAGAATAATTGCCAATTATcccaatattatataataaataaataataaaatttataaattcatgGCTAAAAATAAATTACGTCTTGGTTTTGTGATAGTTAATATGGAACCGAATccacttaattattttttctatatatatatatatggaatccATAAAAAGAAAGTTGTCAAACTTTCCTTTGTTTATTTCTGAATTTTCTACTTACttccaaaatatttatttttaaaaacaaatcattattTTGTCCTATTTCACAATTTTGCCCATAATgagtttttgtatatttttcaatctttttccagtatgtttttttataccCATACTTAAACCAGTGCTTCAACCAGCCCCTTGATggtatggcataattttattccTACAAATTTGTGCTGCgtattactaattttttttatttttataatctttattattatcacCGCTGCACTAAcattaagtatttcttttttttcctcattcAAATCTCTCCCAAGTAACTtgtccatatatttttttttaaaaaaaaaactctattattcattttcatgtatttttacttaACTAAGTATTgtcttaataataaatatttagaaacaaagataataaaagaaaaaaaaaacttccatTCGCAAGTTTTGGCCTTCTCTCAactctttttagttttttcattcaaacctttaagggcaaaattgtcaaactataaatacagaaaatatatatatatatatgaacataaaaaataaaaataaaaataaaaatatcaaagtcaGCAACATAAAAGATGGCGTGGCATGGCATGGCATGGCATCATTCTAGACATTGTATAAGACACAGAGATGTAGAGAGATGGAAAAGTgaaatgaagagagagaaaatgatATGGCTATTACTGTTAGGCTTGTTCTTGGTATGCGCCGGTATGAGCCTTGTCTTCTCCGTCTATCTTTGTCTTCTTTGGTTAGCCACAATTCGGAACCCACCGCCGAGCGCGCCGGTGACCGAGGCCGGCGCAGCCAAGGCAGGGATGAGGGGGATCTCGGCGGTGGAACTGGAGGAGTTGGCGGAGGCGAAGGACGGTGGGGGACTTGTAGGTGGGTCGGAGTGTGCGGTGTGTCTGGAAGACATTGAGGCCGGGCAACGCGCGCGGGTGCTGCGGAGTTGTCGACACTCGTTTCATGTTGGTTGTGCTGATGCTTGGCTCTTGGCTCACCCTCATTGCCCTCTTTGTAGAACTACTTTAATCCCTCCTCCTCCACCTTCTTCAtagttttttaatgtttttgtagGGGAAATAATTGTGATATATTATGTgttgatatttgttttgtttatgaatTAATGTTGGATtttgcagtttttt
It encodes:
- the LOC120276274 gene encoding E3 ubiquitin-protein ligase ATL23-like, yielding MAWHGMAWHHSRHCIRHRDVERWKSEMKREKMIWLLLLGLFLVCAGMSLVFSVYLCLLWLATIRNPPPSAPVTEAGAAKAGMRGISAVELEELAEAKDGGGLVGGSECAVCLEDIEAGQRARVLRSCRHSFHVGCADAWLLAHPHCPLCRTTLIPPPPPSS